A part of Capsicum annuum cultivar UCD-10X-F1 chromosome 6, UCD10Xv1.1, whole genome shotgun sequence genomic DNA contains:
- the LOC107873728 gene encoding F-box/kelch-repeat protein SKIP30: MNPLIEGLPDAVAIRCLARVPFYLHPKLELVSLSWRAAIQSAELFKARQEVNSSEEFLCVSAFEPENLWQLYDPTHDVWITLPILPSNISHFARFSVVSTAGKLFVLGGGSDAVDPLTGDQDGIFATDEVWSYDPATRAWSPRASMLVPRAMFACCVLDGKIVVAGGFTNCRKSIYSAEIYDPETDVWIQLPDLHHAHNSACSGIVFGGKVHVLHKGLSTIQVLENFKQGWIAHDYSWLQGPMTVVREKLYIMSNWSIYKQEGESRRVIVSASEFRRRIGYAMIGLGDDIYIVGGVNGPDYWNCDVKLLSDVDVLTLGSERPAWHKVAPLTKCRGTILGCTQLRI; the protein is encoded by the coding sequence ATGAATCCACTCATCGAAGGTCTTCCCGACGCTGTTGCCATTAGGTGCCTTGCACGGGTTCCATTCTACCTTCATCCGAAGTTAGAGCTTGTTTCCCTATCCTGGAGAGCTGCTATTCAAAGtgctgaactatttaaagctaGACAGGAGGTCAACTCATCTGAAGAATTTTTATGCGTATCTGCATTTGAACCCGAAAACTTATGGCAGCTCTATGATCCTACTCATGACGTTTGGATTACTCTCCCTATTCTCCCCTCCAACATCAGTCATTTTGCTCGCTTCAGTGTTGTTTCTACTGCTGGGAAGCTGTTTGTTTTAGGTGGTGGCAGTGATGCTGTGGATCCATTGACAGGTGACCAAGATGGAATTTTTGCAACTGATGAGGTCTGGTCATATGATCCTGCAACCCGAGCATGGAGTCCACGTGCATCTATGCTAGTCCCTCGAGCCATGTTTGCTTGTTGCGTGTTGGATGGGAAGATAGTCGTTGCTGGGGGTTTTACTAACTGCAGAAAATCAATATACAGTGCGGAAATCTATGATCCTGAGACGGACGTCTGGATACAGTTACCCGATCTCCATCACGCTCACAATTCTGCGTGTTCGGGAATAGTTTTTGGTGGTAAAGTTCACGTCTTGCATAAAGGCTTGtcgactattcaggttttggagaATTTCAAGCAGGGTTGGATAGCTCACGACTATTCTTGGCTCCAGGGCCCGATGACTGTCGTTAGGGAAAAGCTATATATTATGAGCAATTGGTCTATTTACAAGCAGGAAGGAGAATCAAGAAGAGTGATAGTTTCAGCATCTGAGTTTCGTAGGAGAATCGGCTATGCTATGATAGGGTTGGGAGATGATATTTATATAGTTGGAGGGGTTAACGGACCAGACTACTGGAACTGCGACGTCAAATTGCTGTCTGATGTTGATGTCTTGACTCTTGGAAGCGAGAGGCCAGCGTGGCATAAGGTTGCTCCATTGACGAAGTGCCGAGGGACAATCCTTGGCTGCACACAGCTGAGAATTTAG
- the LOC107873664 gene encoding putative late blight resistance protein homolog R1B-16, whose translation MECDMIEYIKEDVSNLLEKIPENRSCIPVNSPKKPVESKSLTAGKIIVGFEEETNWLITKLTSGPKDLDVISIIGMPGSGKTTLAYKVYHDKSVARRFDTRAWCTVGQEYDKRKLLEKVYNQVTGSDSKLSENIDVADELRRHLIGKKYLVVLDDLWDTDTWHKLKRPFPLDENGSRIILTTREMEVALDGKRDTDPLKLRLLKSEESWELLEKRAFGVQSCPDELLDVGKEIAENCKGLPLVADLIAGVIAGREKTKSVWLEVRNNLNSFIFGSEVDVMKVIELSYDHLPHHLKPCFLYLARSLKDTALDRNRLKMFWCAEGLVEQTEMMSLDEVMEIFLDNLISSSLVISYNDIGDQPICQLHDLVHDFCLIKSKEEKLLEQISSSDPSFSSSHLMSRIVKIDYNKEHFELNNFVLFSSKMKRHSGKHLYSLEIAGDEMKDDACHLRDLRLLRVLILYPSFITVKDSLLNEIGMLNHLRYLHIGTEVKSLPPSFSNLLNLETLLVTNKVSTLVLLPRIWDLVKLGVLSVQYDCSFIDLDIDEPIVITEDSKLENLRELRTLVLSYSKETEDIFIRFPNLQRFIFVLKESCDYSTERYWFPKLDFLDKLDFLRVEFESSNTNYSGPSLPKNWSWDFHFPSNLRKLEFWDFPLASNSLSTIVRLPNLEELFLTRTIMQGEEWNMGEEDTFENLKYLYLEEVTLAKWEFEVESFPVLEKLELSVCHKLSEIPPNFGDIGSLKIIKLDESPQLEDSAQKIKEYVEYMMGGELEADPDGVKINVQCVVTLTKPIPDLGDQRLRSFGGNAVGQCCMAGDNVVFLDVFLFIKLWRMFVASSEVAKGYDHPDTRPESFPIEKLFIYRTVAARRFDIVKSCYKE comes from the exons atgGAGTGTGATATG ATCGAGTATATCAAAGAAGATGTCTCAAATTTACTTGAGAAGATTCCAGAGAACAGGAGCTGCATTCCTGTAAACTCTCCGAAGAAGCCAGTTGAAAGCAAGTCACTGACAGCTGGTAAAATAATTGTAGGTTTTGAGGAGGAGACAAACTGGTTAATTACTAAGCTCACCAGTGGACCGAAAGATCTAGATGTCATTTCAATCATTGGTATGCCAGGTTCGGGAAAAACTACTTTGGCGTACAAAGTATACCATGATAAGTCAGTAGCTAGACGTTTCGACACTCGTGCATGGTGCACAGTTGGCCAGGAATACGACAAAAGAAAGTTGTTGGAGAAAGTTTATAATCAAGTTACAGGCTCAGATTCAAAATTGAGTGAGAATATTGATGTTGCTGATGAGCTACGGAGACACCTGATTGGAAAGAAGTATCTTGTTGTCTTAGATGACTTATGGGATACTGATACATGGCATAAGTTAAAAAGACCTTTTCCTCTAGATGAGAATGGTAGTAGAATTATTTTGACCACTCGGGAAATGGAAGTGGCTTTGGATGGAAAGCGCGACACTGATCCTCTTAAGCTTCGGCTGCTAAAATCAGAAGAGAGTTGGGAGTTATTAGAGAAAAGGGCATTTGGAGTACAGAGTTGCCCTGATGAACTATTGGATGTTGGAAAAGAAATAGCCGAAAATTGTAAGGGACTTCCTTTGGTGGCTGATCTGATTGCTGGAGTCATTGCAGGGAGGGAAAAGACAAAGTCTGTGTGGCTTGAAGTTCGAAATAATTTGAATTCCTTTATTTTCGGCAGTGAAGTTGATGTGATGAAGGTTATAGAATTAAGTTATGACCATTTACCTCATCACCTGAAGCCATGCTTCCTCTACCTAGCACGTTCACTGAAGGACACAGCTTTGGACAGAAATAGATTGAAAATGTTTTGGTGTGCTGAAGGGCTTGTTGAACAGACAGAGATGATGAGTTTGGACGAAGTGATGGAAATTTTTTTGGATAATTTAATTTCCAGTAGCTTGGTAATTTCTTATAATGATATAGGTGATCAACCAATTTGCCAACTACATGATCTTGTGCATGACTtttgtttgataaaatcaaaagagGAAAAGTTGCTTGAGCAGATAAGTTCAAGTGATCcgtctttttcttcttcacatttgATGTCACGCATAGTAAAAATTGATTATAATAAGGAGCACTTTGAGCTTAACAATTTTGTGTTGTTTAGTTCAAAAATGAAAAGGCATTCTGGTAAACACCTCTATTCTTTGGAGATAGCTGGAGACGAGATGAAAGATGATGCATGTCATCTAAGAGACTTGAGGCTTCTTAGAGTGTTGATCCTGTATCCCTCTTTTATCACGGTGAAAGATTCTTTGCTGAATGAAATAGGCATGTTGAATCATTTGAGGTACTTACACATTGGGACAGAAGTTAAATCTTTGCCTCCATCTTTCTCAAACCTCTTGAATCTAGAAACCCTGTTGGTGACTAACAAAGTATCAACCTTGGTACTATTACCGAGAATTTGGGATCTTGTAAAGTTGGGAGTGCTGTCCGTTCAGTATGATTGTTCTTTCATTGACTTGGATATAGATGAACCAATAGTGATAACAGAGGACTCAAAGTTAGAGAACTTAAGAGAATTAAGGACACTCGTGCTTTCCTATTCAAAAGAAACAGAGGATATTTTCATAAGGTTCCCAAATCTTCAAAGGTTTATATTTGTTCTCAAGGAATCGTGCGATTATTCAACAGAGCGATATTGGTTCCCAAAATTGGATTTCCTAGATAAACTAGATTTCCTCAGAGTAGAATTTGAAAGTTCAAACACAAATTACAGTGGGCCCTCTTTACCAAAAAATTGGTCGTGGGATTTTCACTTCCCTTCCAATTTGAGGAAATTGGAGTTTTGGGACTTTCCTTTGGCATCCAATTCACTATCAACAATAGTGAGACTGCCCAATCTTGAAGAGTTGTTCCTTACGAGAACAATCATGCAGGGAGAAGAATGGAACATGGGGGAGGAAGACACCTTTGAGAATCTCAAATATTTGTATTTGGAAGAAGTGACTCTTGCTAAGTGGGAGTTTGAAGTGGAATCATTTCCCGTTCTTGAGAAATTAGAACTGTCTGTATGTCATAAGCTTTCAGAGATTCCACCTAATTTTGGGGATATTGGttcattaaaaattatcaaacttgACGAGAGCCCTCAACTTGAAGATTCAGCTCAGAAGATTAAGGAATATGTTGAGTATATGATGGGAGGGGAGCTTGAG GCTGATCCTGATGGAGTTAAGATAAATGTGCA GTGCGTGGTTACGTTGACGAAACCG ATTCCTGACCTTGGAGATCAGAGATTGCGCTCCTTTGGCGGCAACGCTGTTGGTCAATGCTGCATGGCTGGGGATAATGTGGTATTTTTGGATGTCTTCTTGTTCATTAAGTTATGGCGCATGTTTGTTGCTAGCTCAGAAGTTGCCAAGGGTTACGATCATCCGGACACGAGACCAGAAAGTTTCCCAATTGAGAAACTCTTCATATACAGAACAGTGGCAGCACGGAGGTTCGACATTGTTAAAAGTTGCTATAAGGAATAA
- the LOC124899245 gene encoding putative late blight resistance protein homolog R1A-4 has product MAWSFGNMKDFHGLMVNGCVEHEIVLYVSPQFQLMAERVGIFFWNSRTYGDSRLFKLAHLSMKIIPIELEVMQICYTNLKPSTSAEVGRFIKNLLEISPDILREYLIHLQEHMVNVITVTTPGARNIHVMIEFLLIVLTDMPKDFIHHDKSFDLLARVGALIREVSTLVHDLEKKSRNEESTDETCRATVDSLEEKMELLKEDFGHVYLKPPDSYQCCFPMNDGPLFMHLLLIHLNDLLESNAYSIALIKDDIRLINLIKEDVYQLLEKIPKSKTLIVVNSPKSPAERKSLKTGKIIVGFKEETNWLIRKLTSGPANLDVISITGMPGSGKTTLAYKVYNDESVCSHFDLRAWCTVDQKYDEKKLLEKLFNQLKGSDLKFSEDIDVADMLRKQLFGKRYLIVLDDVWDTTTWDDLTRSFPDLEKGSRIILTTRQKEVAFHGKVNTDPLNLRLLSPEECWELIEKRAFGEQSCPDELLDVGKEIAQNCKGLPLVADLIAGVIAGLEKKKGCVA; this is encoded by the exons atggCTTGGTCATTTGGCAACATGAAAGATTTCCATGGATTGATGGTGAATGGTTGCGTTGAGCACGAGATTGTTCTATATGTCTCGCCTCAGTTTCAACTCATGGCTGAGAGAGTTGGAATCTTCTTTTGGAATAGTCGAACTTATGGAGATTCTCGACTCTTCAAGCTAGCACATCTAAGTATGAAGATTATTCCAATTGAACTGGAGGTCATGCAAATATGTTATACAAATTTGAAACCTTCAACTTCAGCAGAAGTTGGACGTTTCATTAAGAATCTCCTGGAAATCTCTCCAGACATTCTTAGAGAGTATCTGATACATCTACAAGAGCACATGGTAAATGTCATTACCGTTACAACTCCAGGGGCTCGAAACATTCATGTCATGATAGAGTTCCTTTTAATTGTTCTTACTGATATGCCGAAGGACTTTATTCATCACGACAAATCATTTGATCTTTTGGCACGTGTTGGAGCACTTATCAGGGAGGTATCAACTCTCGTTCACgacttagaaaaaaaatcaaggaatGAAGAGAGTACCGATGAAACATGTCGTGCGACTGTAGACTCGCTGGAAGAAAAAATGGAACTCCTCAAGGAAGATTTTGGACATGTTTATCTGAAACCCCCGGACTCATATCAATGTTGCTTCCCTATGAATGATGGACCGCTCTTCATGCATCTTCTACTCATCCACTTGAATGATCTGCTAGAGTCCAATGCTTATTCAATTGCTTTGATAAAGGATGACATTAGACTG ATCAACCTTATCAAAGAAGATGTCTACCAATTGCTGGAGAAGATTCCCAAGAGCAAGACCCTCATTGTTGTAAACTCTCCCAAGAGTCCAGCTGAAAGAAAATCATTGAAAACTGGTAAAATAATTGTAGGTTTTAAGGAGGAGACAAACTGGTTAATTAGGAAGCTCACCAGCGGACCAGCAAATCTAGATGTCATTTCAATCACTGGTATGCCGGGTTCGGGCAAAACTACTTTGGCTTACAAAGTATACAATGACGAATCAGTTTGTAGTCATTTCGACCTTCGTGCATGGTGCACAGTCGACCAAAAATATGATGAGAAGAAGTTGTTGGAGAAACTTTTTAATCAATTGAAGGGCTCGGATTTGAAGTTCAGTGAGGATATTGATGTTGCTGATATGCTACGGAAACAACTGTTTGGAAAGAGGTACCTAATTGTGTTAGATGACGTGTGGGATACTACTACATGGGATGATTTAACAAGATCTTTCCCTGATCTTGAGAAAGGAAGTAGAATTATTTTGACGACTCGACAAAAGGAAGTGGCTTTTCATGGAAAGGTCAACACTGATCCTCTTAATCTTCGATTGCTAAGTCCAGAAGAATGTTGGGAGTTAATAGAAAAAAGGGCATTTGGAGAGCAGAGTTGCCCTGATGAACTATTGGATGTTGGAAAAGAAATAGCCCAAAATTGTAAGGGACTTCCTTTGGTGGCTGATCTGATTGCTGGAGTCATTGCAggtttggaaaagaaaaaaggcTGTGTGGCTTGa